In the Oryza glaberrima chromosome 6, OglaRS2, whole genome shotgun sequence genome, one interval contains:
- the LOC127777103 gene encoding uncharacterized protein LOC127777103 — protein MGGMAAAPFPGKCFLLLQQVPKPSAALAAAHPLLLGRRRLAALPETAAACVAAAGLVGVAASLLVGRAAEGARREEEEEEEECSECGGTGLCPRCKGEGFVFKQLPEEAASRARKAAKNMATRYTSGLPTKWTYCNRCSSTRSCTTCGGSGAIPKASSPTTTTL, from the exons ATGGGAGGCATGGCAGCTGCTCCTTTTCCAGGCAaatgcttcctcctcctccaacaaGTACCCAAGCCATCGGCGGCGCTGGCCGCAGCTCACCCATTACTACTAGGACGCCGTCGGCTGGCTGCCCTCCCGGAGACGGCCGCAGCGTGCGTGGCCGCCGCGGGGTTGGTGGGAGTCGCAGCCAGCTTGCTAGTGGGCAGGGCGGCGGAAGGAGCACGacgagaagaggaagaggaggaggaggagtgctcGGAGTGCGGCGGGACGGGGCTGTGCCCGCGGTGCAAAGGGGAAGGGTTCGTGTTCAAGCAGctgccggaggaggcggccagcAGGGCCCGGAAGGCGGCCAAGAACATGGCCACCAGATACACTTCCGG GCTGCCCACCAAGTGGACCTACTGCAACCGCTGCTCCTCCACTCGCTCCTGCACTACctgcggcggctccggcgcaATCCCTAAGGCATCATCACCCACTACTACTACTCTGTAA